From Anopheles arabiensis isolate DONGOLA chromosome 3, AaraD3, whole genome shotgun sequence, a single genomic window includes:
- the LOC120902130 gene encoding myosin-2 essential light chain isoform X1, translating to MYMYDPPKKNNFTSVEEFQEAFNLFDNRGDGKIQQQQIGECLRALGQNPTESDVKKFTMQLKPDERVSFEVFLPIYQAISKQRTAETADDFIEGLRHFDKDASGFISSAELRHLLTTLGEKLGDDEVEQLLQNQEDSQGNVNYEEFVRMVMSG from the exons ATGTACATGTACGATCCaccgaagaaaaacaatttcacaTCTGTGGAAG AATTCCAGGAGGCGTTCAATCTGTTCGACAACCGTGGCGATGGCAagatccagcagcagcagatcggcGAATGTCTGCGAGCGCTCGGCCAAAACCCGACCGAGTCGGACGTGAAGAAGTTCACGATGCAGCTGAAACCGGACGAGCGCGTCTCGTTCGAAGTCTTCCTGCCCATCTACCAGGCCATCTCGAAGCAGCGCACGGCCGAAACGGCGGACGACTTCATCGAGGGGCTGCGCCACTTCGACAAGGACGCCAGCGGGTTCATCTCGTCGGCCGAGCTGCGCCATCTGCTGACGACGCTCGGCGAGAAGTTGGGCGATGATGAG GTGGAACAGTTGCTCCAGAACCAGGAGGACTCGCAAGGAAATGTCAACTACGAAGAGTTCGTCCGGATGGTTATGAGCGGCTAA
- the LOC120902127 gene encoding zinc finger and BTB domain-containing protein 17-like, with translation MSLQCRVCLDALSNAYYLFEETGGITLAEIIQFCAQVQIAEDDGLPTFICPACCEDAQQAFAFIQKARQSDEELRASRSITQQSLQVDPESVAESNVEMQELVVELLMDSDEIHNQLHPVESLEEHFDLTSDTECALDLTSEQSEENLPDLEIVSALADQDEEGVSLATNNGNGPCYYCCHEDCLLTFHTKEALKRHAGLNHPTEQHSAPNVVQHRCDNCDRGFASAEDQRIHQTAFHLKRTIVSSSCKGRPNTRFSLFTATEKKCCDCFASFPTLEALLKHAVQQHSIRKAVHDPTRPVRCEVCFKLFRCRTKRNYHQSIPYKPLRYRCGTCDACFRTSAQLETHEIEQHSTEQKYVCGKCGACFKSAQNLKMHTLLHEEKREVCKTCGVRFHRKSNLRIHERVHSNTYYAVCPHCDKKYKTQSQLKQHLKVHTQERSLGCRYCAKRFMYTSDRKRHEMTHTGEYPFVCGGCSRKFSRNRLYTQHVAVCKAAAKDEA, from the exons ATGAGTCTTCAgtgtcgtgtttgtttggacGCGCTGAGCAATGCTTACTATCTGTTCGAGGAGACCGGTGGCATCACACTGGCCGAAATTATACAATTCTGCGCCCAGGTTCAG ATTGCCGAAGATGATGGACTGCCAACGTTTATCTGCCCAGCATGCTGTGAAGATGCCCAGCAAGCCTTTGCATTTATCCAGAAGGCTCGCCAATCGGACGAAGAACTACGAGCGTCAAGAAGCATTACCCAGCAGTC cttaCAGGTCGATCCCGAAAGTGTGGCAGAATCGAACGTGGAGATGCAAGAGTTGGTGGTGGAATTGCTAATGGATTCCGATGAAATCCACAACCAACTGCATCCGGTCGAGTCGCTGGAAGAACACTTTGATCTGACCAGTGACACAGAGTGTGCCCTTGATCTGACCAGTGAGCAGAGTGAGGAAAACTTGCCAGATTTGGAAATTGTTTCTGCTCTCGCGGACCAGGATGAGGAAGGGGTCAGCTTAGCGACAAACAACGGCAATGGTCCGTGCTATTACTGTTGCCACGAGGACTGTCTGCTAACGTTTCACACAAAGGAGGCGCTGAAACGTCACGCCGGTTTAAACCATCCAACCGAACAGCACAGTGCGCCGAACGTTGTGCAGCATCGTTGTGATAATTGTGATCGTGGATTTGCCAGCGCGGAggatcaacgcatacaccagaCGGCTTTCCACCTCAAACGGACCATAGTGAGTTCGTCCTGCAAGGGACGTCCAAACACACGCTTTTCCCTGTTCACGGCGACGGAAAAGAAGTGTTGCGATTGTTTCGCCTCCTTCCCCACGCTAGAGGCACTGCTAAAGCATGCTGTTCAGCAGCACTCCATTCGGAAAGCGGTGCACGATCCCACGCGGCCAGTGCGGTGCGAGGTGTGCTTCAAACTGTTCCGCTGCCGTACGAAGCGTAACTATCACCAGAGCATACCGTACAAACCGCTCCGGTACCGGTGTGGCACGTGTGACGCTTGCTTTCGAACCTCCGCACAGCTTGAAACGCACGAAATCGAACAGCACAGCACGGAACAGAAGTACGTGTGCGGGAAGTGTGGCGCTTGCTTCAAGAGCGCCCAAAACCTTAAGATGCACACACTGTTGCACGAGGAGAAGCGCGAAGTTTGCAAGACGTGCGGGGTACGGTTTCACCGGAAGTCGAACCTGCGCATCCACGAGCGCGTCCACTCCAACACGTACTACGCGGTGTGTCCACACTGTGACAAGAAGTACAAAACTCAGTCGCAGCTGAAGCAACACCTGAAGGTGCACACGCAGGAACGATCGCTCGGCTGCCGGTACTGTGCGAAGCGGTTCATGTACACCAGCGATCGGAAGCGGCACGAGATGACGCACACGGGCGAGTATCCGTTCGTGTGTGGCGGTTGCTCGAGAAAGTTCAGTCGCAATAGGCTGTACACGCAGCATGTCGCCGTGTGCAAAGCTGCAGCAAAAGACGAAGCATAG
- the LOC120902130 gene encoding myosin-2 essential light chain isoform X2 — protein MTNLTEDQLAEFQEAFNLFDNRGDGKIQQQQIGECLRALGQNPTESDVKKFTMQLKPDERVSFEVFLPIYQAISKQRTAETADDFIEGLRHFDKDASGFISSAELRHLLTTLGEKLGDDEVEQLLQNQEDSQGNVNYEEFVRMVMSG, from the exons AATTCCAGGAGGCGTTCAATCTGTTCGACAACCGTGGCGATGGCAagatccagcagcagcagatcggcGAATGTCTGCGAGCGCTCGGCCAAAACCCGACCGAGTCGGACGTGAAGAAGTTCACGATGCAGCTGAAACCGGACGAGCGCGTCTCGTTCGAAGTCTTCCTGCCCATCTACCAGGCCATCTCGAAGCAGCGCACGGCCGAAACGGCGGACGACTTCATCGAGGGGCTGCGCCACTTCGACAAGGACGCCAGCGGGTTCATCTCGTCGGCCGAGCTGCGCCATCTGCTGACGACGCTCGGCGAGAAGTTGGGCGATGATGAG GTGGAACAGTTGCTCCAGAACCAGGAGGACTCGCAAGGAAATGTCAACTACGAAGAGTTCGTCCGGATGGTTATGAGCGGCTAA
- the LOC120902129 gene encoding STE20-related kinase adapter protein alpha, with protein MFDNNINHYVLKVELAKCFGNLGTVFLAQHLPTRQHVAVKKFLVEDLKNDISYVMDEAKHLREFDHPNILCYHTAFVHHLDLYFVLPLMCYGSCRDTMANYFETGFPEPILVCILRDILQGLVYLHWKGYIHRSIRASHVFLNETRAVLGGFRVCTSFLGEGKRIRNLHELPPHSVKSLNWLAPEVLAQNLTGYTEKSDVYSLAITVYELANGLEPFSNITTTLMLTEKMKGGYLPMLLDASTIPSEEVVLAQSAEAKSNEAAAASMRQIYASRQFTDALHKFAEQCSESDPKNRPSASALTSHPVFKQVSHTNIREQFAKHCIQTVDFDSIQDNDDINMTNSFSQMRMDADGSFEWDFDDS; from the exons ATGTTCGACAATAACATCAACCACTACGTGCTGAAGGTGGAGCTGGCCAAATGCTTCGGCAATCTGGGGACGGTGTTTCTGGCACAGCACCTGCCCACCCGGCAGCACGTCGCGGTGAAGAAGTTCCTGGTCGAGGATCTGAAGAACGACATCAGCTACGTGATGGACGAGGCGAAGCATCTGCGCGAGTTCGACCATCCGAACATCCTCTGCTACCACACCGCGTTCGTGCACCATCTCGATCTGTACTTTGTGCTGCCGCTCATGTGCTACGGCTCCTGCCGGGACACGATGGCCAACTACTTCGAGACGGGCTTCCCAGAACCGATACTGGTGTGCATTCTGCGCGACATCCTGCAGGGGCTGGTGTATCTGCACTGGAAGGGCTACATCCACCGGTCGATCCGGGCCAGCCACGTCTTTCTGAACGAGACGCGCGCCGTGCTCGGGGGCTTCCGCGTGTGCACCAGCTTCCTGGGCGAGGGCAAGCGAATACGCAACCTGCACGAGCTGCCGCCCCACTCGGTGAAGTCGCTCAACTGGCTGGCCCCGGAAGTGCTGGCCCAGAATCTGACCGGCTACACGGAAAAGTCGGACGTGTACAGCCTGGCGATCACGGTGTACGAGCTGGCGAACGGGCTGGAACCGTTCTccaacatcaccaccacgcTGATGCTGACGGAGAAGATGAAGGGTGGCTATCTGCCGATGCTGCTGGACGCCAGCACGATACCGAGCGAGGAGGTGGTGCTGGCCCAGTCGGCGGAAGCGAAGTCGAACGAAGCGGCCGCCGCCTCGATGCGCCAGATCTACGCCTCGCGCCAGTTCACCGATGCACTGCACAAGTTTGCCGAGCAGTGTTCGGAAAG CGACCCGAAGAATCGACCCAGTGCCTCCGCCTTAACATCGCACCCCGTATTCAAGCAGGTATCGCACACCAACATTAGAGAACAGTTTGCAAAGCACTGCATACAGACTGTTGATTTTGACTCGATTCAAG ATAACGACGACATCAATATGACCAACAGCTTCTCGCAGATGCGCATGGACGCTGATGGTTCCTTCGAATGGGACTTTGATGATTCGTAA